A single genomic interval of Paracoccus contaminans harbors:
- a CDS encoding recombinase family protein, translating into MSRAKPEPVRRLRCAIYTRKSSEEGLDLEFNSLDAQREACEAYIASQRAVGWVALRDRYDDGGFSGGTLDRPALAQLIADIEAGLIDVVVVYKIDRLSRALMDFSKLVEIFDRHGVTFVSVTQSFNTTTSMGRLTLNILLSFAQFEREVIGERIRDKFAASRRKGMWMGGPVPLGYVVKERKLVIEPAEAEQVRTIFRLYARSSSTAQVLKELHARGIRTKRGAVFDRGYLLKFLHNKVYLGLAVHKDEVYPGEHAAIVDQKLWDEAHAVMANNRVARAAVARTAQPALLRGLIFTETGAAMTPHHTKRKGKRYCYYTSMDVIRKRPAAELRGPQRLPGAMVEDAVIGEIRRMLRTPEVAARTARAVRKDRPDLDETTVVAALAQFDDLWKALIPAEQARIVQLLVARITVSEAGLAIDLRHDGLGAIAALMAPPKKEVA; encoded by the coding sequence ATGAGCCGCGCCAAGCCAGAACCCGTCCGCCGCCTGCGCTGCGCGATCTACACCCGCAAGTCGAGCGAGGAAGGGCTCGACTTGGAGTTCAACAGCCTCGACGCACAGCGCGAGGCCTGCGAGGCCTACATCGCCTCGCAGCGCGCCGTAGGCTGGGTGGCGCTCCGCGACCGCTACGACGATGGCGGCTTCTCGGGCGGTACGCTAGATCGCCCCGCGCTGGCACAGCTGATCGCCGACATCGAGGCCGGGCTGATCGACGTGGTCGTGGTTTACAAGATCGACCGTCTGAGCCGCGCGCTGATGGATTTCTCGAAGCTGGTCGAGATCTTCGACCGCCACGGCGTCACCTTCGTCTCGGTCACGCAGTCGTTCAACACGACAACGTCGATGGGGCGGCTGACGCTGAACATCCTGCTCAGCTTCGCCCAGTTCGAACGCGAGGTGATCGGCGAGCGCATCCGCGACAAGTTTGCGGCCTCCCGGCGGAAGGGTATGTGGATGGGCGGTCCGGTGCCACTCGGCTATGTGGTCAAGGAGCGCAAGCTGGTGATCGAGCCCGCCGAAGCCGAACAGGTCCGGACGATCTTCCGCCTCTATGCGAGGTCCAGCTCCACGGCGCAGGTGCTGAAGGAATTGCACGCCCGCGGGATCCGTACCAAGCGCGGCGCAGTGTTCGACCGCGGCTACCTGCTGAAATTCCTGCACAACAAGGTCTACCTCGGCCTCGCCGTGCACAAGGACGAGGTCTATCCCGGCGAGCACGCGGCTATCGTCGACCAGAAGCTGTGGGACGAGGCGCATGCCGTGATGGCCAACAACCGCGTCGCCCGGGCGGCGGTGGCACGAACGGCACAACCAGCACTCCTACGCGGGCTGATCTTCACCGAGACTGGCGCCGCCATGACGCCCCACCACACCAAGCGGAAGGGCAAGCGCTACTGCTACTACACCTCGATGGACGTGATCCGGAAACGCCCTGCGGCCGAACTGCGCGGGCCGCAGCGGCTGCCGGGTGCCATGGTCGAGGATGCCGTGATCGGCGAGATCCGCCGCATGTTGCGCACGCCCGAGGTGGCGGCGCGCACGGCGCGGGCGGTGCGGAAGGACCGCCCCGATCTCGATGAGACCACCGTTGTCGCCGCGCTGGCGCAGTTCGACGACCTGTGGAAGGCGCTCATCCCGGCCGAGCAGGCACGCATCGTCCAGCTGCTGGTCGCCCGCATCACGGTGAGCGAGGCCGGCCTCGCCATTGACCTGCGCCACGACGGCCTCGGCGCCATCGCTGCGCTGATGGCCCCGCCGAAGAAGGAGGTCGCCTGA
- a CDS encoding DUF2924 domain-containing protein, with product MKKNTRKSAAKAALARQPEGIDVLAELAALKAMTVPELQGKWRVMFGEPAPNASRGNLELRIGYRIQELAHGGIEPATRRTLDALAAEVASGAPGPLIADPRRPIPGTKLVREWQGEEHVVTVLTEGFEWQGLRFKSLSAAVRAITGSHWNGWKFFGLAHGAEARP from the coding sequence ATGAAAAAAAATACAAGGAAATCAGCAGCAAAGGCCGCGCTCGCACGCCAGCCAGAGGGGATCGACGTCCTGGCCGAGTTGGCCGCCCTGAAGGCCATGACGGTGCCCGAGCTGCAGGGCAAATGGCGGGTCATGTTCGGCGAGCCCGCGCCGAACGCCAGCCGGGGGAACCTGGAGCTGCGGATCGGCTACCGCATCCAGGAACTGGCCCATGGCGGGATCGAGCCCGCGACGCGGCGCACGCTGGACGCGCTGGCGGCCGAGGTCGCATCCGGCGCGCCGGGTCCGCTGATCGCGGATCCCCGCCGCCCGATCCCCGGCACCAAGTTGGTGCGGGAGTGGCAGGGCGAGGAGCATGTCGTCACCGTCCTGACAGAAGGTTTCGAATGGCAGGGTCTGCGCTTCAAGTCGCTCTCGGCCGCGGTGCGCGCGATCACCGGCAGTCACTGGAACGGGTGGAAGTTCTTCGGGCTGGCGCATGGCGCCGAGGCCCGCCCATGA